The Henckelia pumila isolate YLH828 chromosome 2, ASM3356847v2, whole genome shotgun sequence genome includes a window with the following:
- the LOC140880572 gene encoding uncharacterized protein isoform X1 → MADQQLHEGSSTSNVSGGNSESIVELNIKTLDSRIYSFQVDKNIGILAFKEKIAGQSGVPVGQQRLIFRGKVLKDGHLLSEYNIENGDTLHLVERQPQPSLGSGTGEATPSNVGSRGQDSAAGGSRGRIGQIAHSVVLGTVNVGDSGEAVVPDLSRVIGAVLNSIGIGNLASGMQPNVQTSQGHEAEGSQANSGSQSRGVNQSIPWQSMSGHSNAIPIPLGAMVAVPSLNMPIPDSLNTLTEYMNRMGLALSQNAEQRDQSPAATGDLPTIELPTNARGVPTVEALSIVLRHAQRLLNDHAVAALAHSAGRLEQEGASSDPTVRGQVQTELMRLGVAMQHLGSLFLELGRTILTLRMGQSQTESFVNAGPAVYISPSGPNPIMVQPFPLQTSPLFGGATSGASNPVLMGPVGVGNGPRNVNIHIHTGASLVPMVSPDNREGSQGERASGSDSVPARILSGLNVAAAAVPSRPSVVPGDGPIQLGVGVSQPPESISADIAEIHSQLRNLVANMRSPIHAPSGHQSDGLIGERQPVDSGARNDDMAGSGGGDAGQTLPHVMSDQKAQPEFHQPHATKLPSSNDEPSTSANGSSHSLSGTSDNTENLEGPTRSNQGNDNIDGSASVPLGLGLGGLQPKRRDRQRGQAKNSNGATASNQNQQSRAVGQQVLQSLASLPTRRNENISAPGQSSDHSRGVLGNVSTARENADGPVDVANAMSEVLQSPALDGLLAGVSRQTGIGSPDMMRNMLQQFTQNPAMRNTMNQIAQQIDSNDLGSMFAGMGRGQGGGIDLASMMQQMMPIVSQALGGVSSASQRSFVTEPALSESRSRRDMTPNRINTQQIDIHQVVQTLENPSSPEEIFRSLAGSAVGVFGDASAGESIINEVCSQEGLVQEFVEMLRHDVSGRLEDDK, encoded by the exons ATGGCAGATCAGCAGCTGCATGAGGGATCAAGTACGAGCAATGTCTCCGGTGGAAATTCTGAATCAATTGTTGAGCTCAATATTAAGACATTGGATTCACGGATTTACAGCTTTCAAGTGGATAAGAAT ATAGGAATATTAGCATTCAAGGAGAAAATAGCAGGTCAAAGTGGTGTCCCTGTTGGGCAGCAACGGCTCATTTTTAGGGGCAAAGTCTTGAAGGATGGTCACCTTCTTTCTGAGTACA ATATTGAAAATGGGGATACCTTACATCTAGTTGAAAGGCAGCCACAGCCTTCTCTTGGATCTGGCACTGGAGAGGCAACACCAAGTAATGTCGGTAGCAGAG GACAGGATTCTGCTGCTGGTGGGTCACGGGGTCGTATTGGGCAAATCGCTCATAGTGTAGTATTAGGAACTGTAAATGTTGGGGATTCTGGAGAAGCTGTTGTACCAGATCTAAGTCGG GTCATTGGGGCAGTGTTGAATTCAATCGGAATCGGCAACCTGGCATCAGGAATGCAACCTAATGTCCAG ACATCGCAAGGACATGAAGCAGAAGGATCACAGGCTAATAGTGGAAGTCAAAGTCGGGGTGTGAATCAGTCTATTCCTTGGCAATCCATGAGCGGCCATTCCAATGCAATACCAATACCATTAGGGGCTATGGTTGCAGTTCCATCACTTAACATg CCAATTCCCGATTCACTGAATACTCTTACCGAATATATGAACCGAATGGGACTGGCTTTATCCCAAAATg CTGAACAACGCGACCAATCTCCAGCTGCCACTGGTGATTTACCCACCATTGAATTACCTACAAATGCTCGTGGTGTACCGACTGTTGAGGCCCTGAGCATTGTTCTACGACATGCACAGCGTCTTCTTAATGACCATGCTGTTGCAGCATTAGCT CATTCTGCTGGGCGCTTAGAACAAGAGGGGGCATCCTCTGATCCTACAGTGAGAGGGCAAGTTCAGACAGAACTTATGCGGTTAGGTGTTGCTATGCAGCACTTAGGTTCACTTTTTCTAGAGTTGGGAAGAACAATTTTGACTCTTCGCATGGGACAATCTCAG ACTGAATCTTTTGTAAACGCTGGGCCTGCTGTTTATATATCTCCGTCAGGACCAAATCCAATCATGGTTCAG CCATTTCCTCTTCAAACCAGCCCCCTTTTTGGTGGTGCAACCAGTGGCGCTTCCAATCCAGTGCTTATGGGTCCAGTTGGAGTTGGTAACGGTCCAAGGAATGTAAATATTCATATTCATACTG GAGCATCACTGGTGCCTATGGTTTCTCCAGATAACAGAGAAGGTTCCCAAGGAGAACGTGCTAGTGGATCAGATTCTGTTCCAGCACGCATCCTGTCTGGGCTAAATGTTGCTGCAGCTGCTGTTCCTTCGCGACCTTCTGTGGTTCCGGGTGATGGTCCTATACAACTTGGTGTTGGTGTTTCACAGCCTCCTGAGTCTATTTCAGCGGATATAGCTGAAATACACTCGCAATTGAGAAATTTAGTTGCTAACATGCGCAGCCCGATCCATGCCCCTTCAGGT CATCAATCAGATGGTTTGATCGGTGAAAGACAACCCGTTGATTCTGGTGCTAGAAATGATGATATGGCTGGTAGCGGAGGTGGTGATGCTGGTCAAACTTTACCCCATGTAATGAGTGATCAGAAG GCACAACCTGAATTCCACCAGCCTCATGCTACGAAGTTGCCAAGCTCCAATGACGAACCCTCCACCAGTGCTAACGGAAGCTCCCATAGCCTGTCTGGTACGTCAGACAATACCGAAAACCTTGAGGGTCCTACAAGATCCAATCAGGGCAATGATAATATTGATGGTTCTGCAAGTGTCCCTCTTGGATTGGGTCTGGGAGGTCTCCAGCCTAAG AGGCGAGATAGGCAAAGGGGGCAGGCAAAGAACAGTAATGGTGCAACTGCTTCTAATCAGAACCAACAATCGAGAGCAGTTGGGCAACAGGTTTTGCAATCTCTGGCTTCACTACCAACAAGGAGAAACGAGAACATTTCTGCACCTGGGCAATCATCTGACCATTCCAGGGGGGTCTTAGGTAATGTGTCTACAGCTAGAGAAAATGCTGATGGCCCAGTTGATGTAGCCAATGCAATGTCTGAGGTTCTTCAAAGCCCTGCGTTAGATGGGTTATTGGCTGGAGTGTCACGACAAACTGGGATTGGTTCCCCAGATATGATGAGAAATATGTTACAGCAGTTCACTCAAAATCCTGCTATGAGGAATACAATGAATCAGATTGCTCAGCAGATTGACAGCAACGATCTTGGAAGCATGTTTGCTGGTATGGGCCGAGGACAAGGTGGTGGGATTGATTTGGCAAGTATGATGCAACAAATGATGCCTATTGTTTCTCAGGCACTTGGAGGCGTTTCATCTGCATCTCAGCGGAGCTTTGTCACAGAACCAGCTCTTTCGGAGAGTAGGTCAAGAAGGGATATGACACCAAATAGAATCAATACTCAG CAGATCGATATCCACCAAGTAGTTCAGACACTTGAAAACCCGAGCTCTCCTGAAGAAATTTTCCGCTCTCTGGCTGGTTCTGCTGTGGGCGTTTTTGGTGATGCTAGTGCAGGTGAAAGTATTATAAACGAAGTCTGCAGTCAAGAAGGGCTTGTGCAG GAGTTCGTTGAGATGCTCCGCCATGATGTCTCGGGGAGACTCGAGGATGACAAGTGA
- the LOC140880572 gene encoding uncharacterized protein isoform X2, translating into MADQQLHEGSSTSNVSGGNSESIVELNIKTLDSRIYSFQVDKNIGILAFKEKIAGQSGVPVGQQRLIFRGKVLKDGHLLSEYNIENGDTLHLVERQPQPSLGSGTGEATPSNVGSRGQDSAAGGSRGRIGQIAHSVVLGTVNVGDSGEAVVPDLSRVIGAVLNSIGIGNLASGMQPNVQAQTSQGHEAEGSQANSGSQSRGVNQSIPWQSMSGHSNAIPIPLGAMVAVPSLNMPIPDSLNTLTEYMNRMGLALSQNAEQRDQSPAATGDLPTIELPTNARGVPTVEALSIVLRHAQRLLNDHAVAALAHSAGRLEQEGASSDPTVRGQVQTELMRLGVAMQHLGSLFLELGRTILTLRMGQSQTESFVNAGPAVYISPSGPNPIMVQPFPLQTSPLFGGATSGASNPVLMGPVGVGNGPRNVNIHIHTGASLVPMVSPDNREGSQGERASGSDSVPARILSGLNVAAAAVPSRPSVVPGDGPIQLGVGVSQPPESISADIAEIHSQLRNLVANMRSPIHAPSDGLIGERQPVDSGARNDDMAGSGGGDAGQTLPHVMSDQKAQPEFHQPHATKLPSSNDEPSTSANGSSHSLSGTSDNTENLEGPTRSNQGNDNIDGSASVPLGLGLGGLQPKRRDRQRGQAKNSNGATASNQNQQSRAVGQQVLQSLASLPTRRNENISAPGQSSDHSRGVLGNVSTARENADGPVDVANAMSEVLQSPALDGLLAGVSRQTGIGSPDMMRNMLQQFTQNPAMRNTMNQIAQQIDSNDLGSMFAGMGRGQGGGIDLASMMQQMMPIVSQALGGVSSASQRSFVTEPALSESRSRRDMTPNRINTQQIDIHQVVQTLENPSSPEEIFRSLAGSAVGVFGDASAGESIINEVCSQEGLVQEFVEMLRHDVSGRLEDDK; encoded by the exons ATGGCAGATCAGCAGCTGCATGAGGGATCAAGTACGAGCAATGTCTCCGGTGGAAATTCTGAATCAATTGTTGAGCTCAATATTAAGACATTGGATTCACGGATTTACAGCTTTCAAGTGGATAAGAAT ATAGGAATATTAGCATTCAAGGAGAAAATAGCAGGTCAAAGTGGTGTCCCTGTTGGGCAGCAACGGCTCATTTTTAGGGGCAAAGTCTTGAAGGATGGTCACCTTCTTTCTGAGTACA ATATTGAAAATGGGGATACCTTACATCTAGTTGAAAGGCAGCCACAGCCTTCTCTTGGATCTGGCACTGGAGAGGCAACACCAAGTAATGTCGGTAGCAGAG GACAGGATTCTGCTGCTGGTGGGTCACGGGGTCGTATTGGGCAAATCGCTCATAGTGTAGTATTAGGAACTGTAAATGTTGGGGATTCTGGAGAAGCTGTTGTACCAGATCTAAGTCGG GTCATTGGGGCAGTGTTGAATTCAATCGGAATCGGCAACCTGGCATCAGGAATGCAACCTAATGTCCAG GCTCAGACATCGCAAGGACATGAAGCAGAAGGATCACAGGCTAATAGTGGAAGTCAAAGTCGGGGTGTGAATCAGTCTATTCCTTGGCAATCCATGAGCGGCCATTCCAATGCAATACCAATACCATTAGGGGCTATGGTTGCAGTTCCATCACTTAACATg CCAATTCCCGATTCACTGAATACTCTTACCGAATATATGAACCGAATGGGACTGGCTTTATCCCAAAATg CTGAACAACGCGACCAATCTCCAGCTGCCACTGGTGATTTACCCACCATTGAATTACCTACAAATGCTCGTGGTGTACCGACTGTTGAGGCCCTGAGCATTGTTCTACGACATGCACAGCGTCTTCTTAATGACCATGCTGTTGCAGCATTAGCT CATTCTGCTGGGCGCTTAGAACAAGAGGGGGCATCCTCTGATCCTACAGTGAGAGGGCAAGTTCAGACAGAACTTATGCGGTTAGGTGTTGCTATGCAGCACTTAGGTTCACTTTTTCTAGAGTTGGGAAGAACAATTTTGACTCTTCGCATGGGACAATCTCAG ACTGAATCTTTTGTAAACGCTGGGCCTGCTGTTTATATATCTCCGTCAGGACCAAATCCAATCATGGTTCAG CCATTTCCTCTTCAAACCAGCCCCCTTTTTGGTGGTGCAACCAGTGGCGCTTCCAATCCAGTGCTTATGGGTCCAGTTGGAGTTGGTAACGGTCCAAGGAATGTAAATATTCATATTCATACTG GAGCATCACTGGTGCCTATGGTTTCTCCAGATAACAGAGAAGGTTCCCAAGGAGAACGTGCTAGTGGATCAGATTCTGTTCCAGCACGCATCCTGTCTGGGCTAAATGTTGCTGCAGCTGCTGTTCCTTCGCGACCTTCTGTGGTTCCGGGTGATGGTCCTATACAACTTGGTGTTGGTGTTTCACAGCCTCCTGAGTCTATTTCAGCGGATATAGCTGAAATACACTCGCAATTGAGAAATTTAGTTGCTAACATGCGCAGCCCGATCCATGCCCCTTCAG ATGGTTTGATCGGTGAAAGACAACCCGTTGATTCTGGTGCTAGAAATGATGATATGGCTGGTAGCGGAGGTGGTGATGCTGGTCAAACTTTACCCCATGTAATGAGTGATCAGAAG GCACAACCTGAATTCCACCAGCCTCATGCTACGAAGTTGCCAAGCTCCAATGACGAACCCTCCACCAGTGCTAACGGAAGCTCCCATAGCCTGTCTGGTACGTCAGACAATACCGAAAACCTTGAGGGTCCTACAAGATCCAATCAGGGCAATGATAATATTGATGGTTCTGCAAGTGTCCCTCTTGGATTGGGTCTGGGAGGTCTCCAGCCTAAG AGGCGAGATAGGCAAAGGGGGCAGGCAAAGAACAGTAATGGTGCAACTGCTTCTAATCAGAACCAACAATCGAGAGCAGTTGGGCAACAGGTTTTGCAATCTCTGGCTTCACTACCAACAAGGAGAAACGAGAACATTTCTGCACCTGGGCAATCATCTGACCATTCCAGGGGGGTCTTAGGTAATGTGTCTACAGCTAGAGAAAATGCTGATGGCCCAGTTGATGTAGCCAATGCAATGTCTGAGGTTCTTCAAAGCCCTGCGTTAGATGGGTTATTGGCTGGAGTGTCACGACAAACTGGGATTGGTTCCCCAGATATGATGAGAAATATGTTACAGCAGTTCACTCAAAATCCTGCTATGAGGAATACAATGAATCAGATTGCTCAGCAGATTGACAGCAACGATCTTGGAAGCATGTTTGCTGGTATGGGCCGAGGACAAGGTGGTGGGATTGATTTGGCAAGTATGATGCAACAAATGATGCCTATTGTTTCTCAGGCACTTGGAGGCGTTTCATCTGCATCTCAGCGGAGCTTTGTCACAGAACCAGCTCTTTCGGAGAGTAGGTCAAGAAGGGATATGACACCAAATAGAATCAATACTCAG CAGATCGATATCCACCAAGTAGTTCAGACACTTGAAAACCCGAGCTCTCCTGAAGAAATTTTCCGCTCTCTGGCTGGTTCTGCTGTGGGCGTTTTTGGTGATGCTAGTGCAGGTGAAAGTATTATAAACGAAGTCTGCAGTCAAGAAGGGCTTGTGCAG GAGTTCGTTGAGATGCTCCGCCATGATGTCTCGGGGAGACTCGAGGATGACAAGTGA